A window of the candidate division KSB1 bacterium genome harbors these coding sequences:
- the flgA gene encoding flagellar basal body P-ring formation chaperone FlgA, translating to MGAEQIVRQAIAEYVIKARQNPAEELEVSCGVVPTALQNAVKAADSLRVWPANGDADLCGKVIFSIAAQRNGEVIGQGHVLATVQVFTEVAVTRRRLDRNEMLSVAEVGLERRELTQIRGTPVCSLAEVLGKRTRRIVSAGQVLRREDIELPPVVRRGEVVTLLMTTKNLSVSLKVTALQDGAMGERIAVRSEDGKRYAAEVKEPGLVLLRP from the coding sequence GTGGGTGCCGAGCAAATCGTTCGCCAAGCGATTGCTGAGTACGTGATTAAAGCGCGGCAAAATCCGGCAGAAGAGCTTGAGGTCAGCTGCGGGGTTGTTCCAACTGCGCTGCAGAATGCAGTGAAGGCAGCCGATAGCCTCCGCGTGTGGCCCGCCAACGGCGACGCCGACCTTTGTGGCAAGGTCATCTTTTCCATTGCGGCGCAAAGGAATGGCGAGGTCATCGGGCAGGGGCATGTGTTAGCCACGGTGCAGGTTTTTACCGAGGTGGCGGTGACCCGTCGGCGTCTGGACCGAAATGAGATGCTTTCCGTGGCGGAAGTGGGACTTGAGCGGCGCGAGCTCACCCAGATCAGAGGAACCCCGGTGTGCAGCCTTGCCGAGGTGCTGGGCAAGCGCACCCGGCGCATCGTATCTGCCGGCCAAGTTCTGCGCCGTGAGGACATCGAGCTTCCGCCGGTGGTCAGGCGGGGCGAGGTGGTGACCCTGCTGATGACCACCAAGAACCTGAGCGTGAGCTTGAAAGTCACCGCTCTGCAGGACGGGGCAATGGGCGAGCGCATCGCCGTCAGGTCAGAGGATGGCAAGCGCTACGCTGCCGAAGTGAAAGAACCAGGCCTGGTCCTCCTCAGGCCATAA
- the flgG gene encoding flagellar basal-body rod protein FlgG, with protein MNRAMHAAATGMNAQQLYIDTIANNLANVNTTGYKRSKVEFQDLLYETIRPAGAVTTSGVETPVQLQVGCGTRPVATPRIFTQGDLTSTGNALDLAIQGDGFFQIHRPDGVTVYTRDGSFKVSADGKLATAAGYVVQPEISLPLETQSVHIGRDGTVTVTVAGSSEPYEVGQLELARFINPAGLKSIGDNLYEMTVASGEPILGTPQSEGFGEVLQGYLEASNVEVVEEMVSMIVAQRAYEINSKAIRTADDMLGIVTNLKR; from the coding sequence ATGAACCGCGCGATGCACGCCGCTGCTACAGGAATGAATGCGCAGCAGCTCTACATCGACACCATAGCGAACAACTTAGCCAACGTGAACACCACCGGGTACAAGAGGAGCAAGGTGGAGTTTCAGGACCTGCTCTACGAGACGATTCGGCCGGCCGGAGCGGTGACCACTTCCGGGGTGGAGACGCCGGTGCAGCTGCAGGTGGGGTGTGGTACGCGACCGGTGGCCACGCCCCGCATCTTCACCCAGGGCGACCTCACCTCTACCGGCAATGCCTTGGACCTGGCCATCCAGGGGGATGGCTTTTTCCAGATTCACCGTCCGGATGGAGTGACCGTCTACACGCGGGATGGGTCGTTCAAGGTCTCGGCGGATGGGAAACTCGCTACGGCGGCCGGCTATGTGGTGCAGCCAGAGATCAGCCTCCCTCTGGAGACGCAGAGCGTGCACATTGGCCGAGACGGCACAGTCACCGTGACGGTAGCAGGGAGCAGCGAGCCTTACGAGGTTGGCCAGCTGGAGCTCGCCCGCTTCATCAATCCTGCCGGGTTGAAGAGCATCGGCGACAATCTCTACGAGATGACCGTTGCCTCCGGGGAGCCGATCCTTGGCACGCCACAGAGCGAGGGCTTCGGCGAGGTGCTGCAGGGCTATTTGGAGGCCTCCAACGTGGAAGTGGTTGAGGAGATGGTGAGCATGATCGTCGCGCAGCGTGCCTACGAAATCAACTCCAAAGCGATCCGCACCGCCGACGACATGCTGGGCATCGTTACCAACCTGAAACGGTAA
- a CDS encoding flagellar hook-basal body protein, producing MIKGFEYSTEGMNATMLVQDIIANNLANVSTTGFKSGKLFISLLEQADASAQLQEKEGFDLSQGALKKTDNPWDLALEGPGFFVVQSARGTFLTRNGAFAPDAEGYLVTQDGSFVLGERGRILAGEGVTIGQQGEVMKDGVQVDRLRIVHFADARVIERHGQGLFVVAVDVSPTEPPAETRVHQGYLEQSNVDPLREMVAMMYAFRLFEADAKALKSQDDTLGRAVNEVAQVK from the coding sequence ATGATCAAGGGATTCGAGTACTCCACAGAAGGGATGAACGCCACGATGTTGGTGCAGGACATCATCGCCAACAACTTGGCCAACGTGAGCACCACAGGCTTCAAGAGCGGGAAGCTATTCATCTCTCTGCTGGAGCAGGCGGACGCCAGCGCCCAGTTGCAGGAGAAAGAGGGCTTCGATCTCAGCCAGGGCGCCCTGAAAAAGACCGACAACCCGTGGGACCTCGCCCTCGAAGGCCCTGGGTTCTTCGTGGTGCAGTCGGCGCGGGGCACATTCCTCACCAGGAATGGCGCGTTCGCTCCTGATGCAGAGGGCTACCTGGTCACCCAAGATGGTTCTTTTGTTTTGGGAGAGCGCGGGCGCATCCTGGCAGGCGAAGGGGTCACCATCGGCCAGCAGGGCGAGGTGATGAAGGATGGGGTGCAAGTGGATCGCCTGCGCATCGTGCATTTTGCCGACGCCCGCGTCATCGAGCGCCACGGCCAGGGCCTGTTCGTCGTGGCGGTCGACGTCTCGCCCACAGAACCCCCGGCTGAGACGCGGGTGCATCAGGGCTACCTGGAGCAGTCCAACGTCGACCCGCTGCGGGAGATGGTGGCGATGATGTATGCCTTCCGTCTGTTCGAGGCCGACGCCAAGGCGCTGAAGAGTCAGGATGACACCCTTGGCCGCGCCGTCAACGAAGTGGCGCAGGTCAAGTAA
- a CDS encoding FliA/WhiG family RNA polymerase sigma factor, which translates to MVKGRGSQIVARYATAEQLSERERCILRYLPLVKRVIGRMFATLPSFVDRKELFQAGVVGLIQAIDQYDPSVGTKLESYAIPRIRGAILDSLREMDWAPRSLRHKASLIERAIDHLCAKLGRSPSEEEIAKELGVDLERYRTMLGEVSAAHLLSLDHPFWETEEAEWVDEEVRLSDPAAHIDEQVDRQGLQERVVALLRALPERERLIMVLYYYEELTFKEIAAILGVTESRVCQLHTQIVLSIRSQLRRDERMST; encoded by the coding sequence GTGGTGAAGGGCAGAGGTTCCCAAATCGTCGCCAGATACGCGACTGCAGAGCAGCTCTCCGAGCGCGAGCGGTGTATCCTCCGTTATCTGCCGCTGGTGAAGCGGGTCATCGGCCGGATGTTCGCCACGCTGCCTTCCTTTGTCGATCGCAAGGAGCTGTTTCAGGCCGGGGTCGTGGGGCTCATCCAGGCCATCGACCAGTACGACCCCTCGGTGGGCACAAAGTTGGAGAGCTATGCCATACCACGCATTCGTGGGGCGATTCTGGACAGCCTGCGCGAGATGGACTGGGCGCCGCGTTCCTTGCGCCACAAAGCATCGCTCATCGAACGGGCTATCGACCACCTGTGCGCCAAGCTTGGGCGGTCGCCCTCGGAGGAAGAGATCGCTAAAGAGCTTGGAGTGGACCTGGAGCGGTATCGCACCATGCTGGGGGAGGTGAGTGCGGCGCACTTGCTCTCCTTGGATCACCCCTTCTGGGAAACAGAGGAAGCCGAATGGGTGGACGAGGAGGTGCGGCTGAGCGATCCTGCGGCGCACATCGACGAGCAGGTGGACCGCCAGGGGTTGCAAGAGAGAGTAGTGGCGCTGCTGCGCGCCCTGCCCGAGCGTGAACGGCTTATCATGGTGCTCTACTACTACGAGGAGCTGACTTTCAAGGAGATTGCCGCGATTTTGGGGGTCACCGAGTCGCGGGTCTGTCAGCTTCACACGCAGATTGTCTTGAGCATCCGCAGCCAACTGCGGAGGGATGAGCGGATGAGCACATAG
- a CDS encoding AAA family ATPase: MRREQLATVREIVRHSQETVCRLMAVGSGKGGVGKTNVAINLSLALVQLGKKVLLVDADHSLANIDLLLGVTAPNSWQEVMLGEKNLERALFHYDGGLVVLPGSTGLSELYAGQPSPARWLMEQLGPLRRHHDFVILDTAAGLTMEIVEVLVCTDEVLVVTTPEPTAINDAYALAKVLHHARPELPWRLLLNMVESRQEADEVWERFALVVRHFLGREIAYAGHVIADWSVPQAVKRQRPLLLEYPVAAASECIREVARRLVHAPLSAAGGNIQCAI; encoded by the coding sequence ATGCGGCGCGAACAGTTAGCGACAGTGCGCGAAATCGTCCGCCACTCCCAAGAGACCGTGTGCAGGCTGATGGCAGTGGGCAGCGGCAAAGGGGGTGTTGGCAAGACAAACGTGGCCATCAATCTCAGCCTGGCCCTGGTGCAATTGGGGAAGAAGGTCTTGCTGGTCGATGCCGACCACAGTTTGGCCAACATCGATCTCCTCCTGGGGGTGACAGCTCCCAATAGCTGGCAGGAGGTCATGCTGGGTGAGAAGAACCTCGAGCGAGCGCTCTTTCACTACGACGGTGGCCTCGTGGTCCTTCCCGGGAGCACGGGATTGAGCGAGCTGTACGCGGGGCAACCGTCCCCGGCACGCTGGCTGATGGAGCAGCTCGGGCCGCTGCGCCGGCACCACGACTTTGTCATTCTCGACACGGCGGCAGGCCTGACCATGGAAATCGTCGAAGTGCTGGTCTGCACCGACGAGGTGCTGGTGGTGACGACGCCTGAGCCCACGGCCATCAACGACGCCTATGCGCTGGCGAAGGTCCTGCACCATGCGCGGCCCGAGCTGCCGTGGCGGCTGCTGTTGAACATGGTGGAATCGCGGCAGGAGGCAGATGAGGTGTGGGAGAGGTTTGCGCTGGTGGTGCGGCACTTCCTCGGTCGCGAGATTGCCTATGCGGGCCACGTCATCGCCGATTGGAGTGTGCCGCAGGCGGTCAAGCGGCAGCGCCCCCTGCTGCTTGAGTATCCAGTGGCTGCGGCCTCAGAATGTATTCGCGAGGTGGCGCGGAGGCTGGTGCACGCGCCGCTCTCGGCTGCCGGAGGAAATATCCAATGCGCCATCTGA
- the flhF gene encoding flagellar biosynthesis protein FlhF: MIVKRYRARSVHRALAQVKAELGENAVILKTYKVPKQGILSCLYPEEVEVVAAIEDPAKAAQLHQKQEGSSPRDRCQSFDRFMSLSAELCLQVDSGNGAPGRNAVNRPESGAAPQQARSVQRPLVPDSVLARERTALVRSGVHPRIAARLVRTAAYTLGGDEPASCERLRERILLQIAGLIRTAGPLNCRSGTPKVVAFVGPTGVGKTTTLAKLAVSGKYHYKKKIALISADTYRMAALEHLNTFAGIAQLPMSAVYTPEELRAAIDSHRACDLILIDTAGRGQSDEEHIAELKQILQAVQGVEVHLVLPANMKGADLVANARRFDALPVHNLIVTKVDETRTLGSLLNVLGKIGKPISYITTGQSIPEDIELANPQRLARMMVRW, encoded by the coding sequence ATGATCGTGAAGCGGTACCGAGCCCGGTCGGTGCATAGAGCGCTCGCCCAGGTAAAGGCGGAACTGGGCGAAAACGCCGTCATCTTGAAAACCTACAAGGTGCCGAAGCAGGGCATCCTTTCTTGCCTGTACCCGGAGGAGGTCGAGGTTGTCGCCGCGATCGAGGACCCCGCAAAGGCAGCCCAGCTCCACCAGAAACAGGAAGGCTCCAGCCCGCGCGATAGGTGCCAGAGCTTCGACCGCTTCATGTCCCTGTCGGCCGAGCTATGTCTGCAGGTGGACTCTGGCAACGGGGCCCCGGGGCGAAATGCTGTAAACCGGCCAGAGAGCGGCGCAGCGCCTCAGCAGGCGCGCTCCGTGCAGCGGCCGCTTGTCCCCGACTCTGTTCTGGCCAGGGAGCGCACGGCGTTGGTCAGGAGCGGCGTCCACCCAAGGATAGCGGCGCGCTTGGTGCGCACGGCAGCCTACACCCTTGGCGGCGATGAGCCGGCCAGCTGCGAGCGACTCCGCGAGCGCATCTTGCTGCAGATTGCCGGACTCATTCGCACGGCCGGTCCGCTCAATTGCCGGAGCGGCACGCCAAAAGTGGTGGCCTTCGTCGGCCCCACCGGAGTGGGCAAGACCACCACTCTTGCCAAGTTAGCAGTGAGCGGCAAGTACCACTACAAGAAAAAGATTGCCCTGATCTCGGCCGACACCTATCGCATGGCAGCTTTGGAGCACCTGAACACCTTCGCCGGCATCGCGCAATTGCCCATGAGTGCCGTGTACACGCCGGAGGAGCTGCGCGCTGCCATTGACTCGCACCGGGCGTGCGACCTCATCCTGATCGACACCGCGGGCCGCGGGCAGAGCGATGAGGAGCACATCGCCGAATTGAAGCAGATTCTCCAGGCTGTGCAAGGCGTGGAGGTGCACCTGGTGCTGCCGGCCAATATGAAGGGTGCCGACCTTGTGGCCAATGCGCGGCGCTTCGATGCCCTGCCGGTGCACAACCTGATCGTGACAAAGGTGGACGAGACCAGGACGCTGGGGTCGTTGCTCAATGTGCTGGGCAAGATCGGCAAGCCCATTTCCTACATCACCACGGGACAGAGCATCCCCGAGGACATTGAGCTGGCCAATCCGCAACGGCTGGCGCGCATGATGGTGAGGTGGTGA
- the flhA gene encoding flagellar biosynthesis protein FlhA: MASPLRSLGSNGDIILAVGVVVILIVMIFPLPTPLMDFLLAMNIALALTILLVSMYITQPLQFSVFPGLLLVVTLFRLSLNVATTRLILGNAFAGQVVSAFGNFVVKGNYVVGLIIFLILVIINFVVITKGAGRIAEVAARFTLDAMPGRQMAVDADLNAGLIDEAEARRRRDEISRQADFYGAMDGASKFVRGDAVAGLVITFLNIVGGIIIGLAQMKMSIGEALRTYTVLTVGDGLVSQIPALIISTAAGIVVTRTASESNLGREVVTQIFSNPRAIFVTSGVLLFLAIAPGLPTVPFLLMAGATGFIGYRVSAAQRQAAAVSAEPKRPVEPEKEVEEYLRVDPLELEIGYGLIPLVDPEQGGDILNRIAQMRKQFAMEVGLVLPPIRIRDNIQLKPNQYVIKVRGEEVARHELMLSRLLALNPGTASEEVEGIKTVEPAFGLKAKWIEPSKREQAEVAGYTVVEPPAVLITHMMEVLRTQAHRILGRQEVKNLLDTLKKDHPAVVEDLIPNQLSLGTVERVLQNLLKEGVPIRDLVTILETLADYAPMIKDVDTLTELVRQSLGHVIARKCQDEDGVVRAITLDPEIDDLIRKMSEDMKRGAAVDLGTGVALPPDTLRQLYRAVTSEIEKVVAQGRQPVIVTSPQSRIYFRRLIEPVLPNVAVVSFAELPASVNVESIGTVRLRHDREAVPSPVGA; this comes from the coding sequence ATGGCTTCACCTCTGCGCTCCCTGGGAAGCAACGGCGACATCATCCTTGCGGTGGGCGTGGTGGTCATCCTGATCGTCATGATTTTCCCCCTGCCCACGCCGCTCATGGACTTTCTTCTGGCCATGAACATCGCCCTGGCCTTGACCATCCTGCTGGTGTCGATGTACATCACGCAGCCGTTGCAGTTCTCCGTTTTCCCTGGGTTGCTGCTGGTGGTGACCCTGTTTCGCCTGTCATTGAACGTGGCGACCACCCGCCTCATCTTGGGCAACGCCTTCGCCGGGCAGGTGGTATCGGCCTTTGGCAACTTTGTGGTGAAAGGTAACTACGTTGTCGGCCTCATCATCTTCCTGATTCTGGTGATCATCAACTTTGTGGTCATCACCAAGGGTGCCGGGCGCATCGCCGAAGTGGCGGCGCGCTTCACTTTGGATGCGATGCCTGGCAGGCAGATGGCGGTGGACGCCGACCTCAACGCCGGGCTCATCGACGAGGCTGAGGCGCGGCGCCGGCGCGATGAGATCAGCCGGCAGGCCGACTTTTACGGGGCAATGGACGGCGCCAGCAAGTTCGTGCGCGGCGACGCGGTCGCCGGTCTGGTGATTACTTTCCTCAACATTGTCGGTGGCATCATCATCGGCCTAGCGCAGATGAAAATGAGCATCGGCGAGGCGCTGCGCACCTACACCGTGCTCACCGTGGGCGACGGGCTGGTGTCGCAGATTCCGGCGCTCATTATCTCCACCGCCGCGGGCATCGTGGTCACCCGCACCGCCTCGGAGTCGAATCTTGGCCGCGAGGTGGTCACGCAGATCTTCTCCAACCCTCGCGCCATCTTCGTCACTTCGGGAGTGCTGTTGTTCTTGGCGATTGCCCCTGGGCTACCGACTGTGCCGTTTCTGCTGATGGCAGGGGCCACGGGGTTCATAGGCTACAGGGTCAGTGCCGCGCAGCGCCAGGCGGCGGCAGTGAGCGCCGAGCCCAAGAGGCCCGTTGAGCCGGAGAAGGAGGTCGAAGAATATCTCCGCGTGGACCCCTTGGAATTGGAGATCGGCTATGGCCTGATTCCTCTGGTTGACCCGGAGCAGGGCGGCGACATCCTGAACCGCATCGCGCAGATGCGCAAGCAGTTCGCCATGGAGGTGGGCCTGGTCTTGCCGCCGATCAGAATCAGGGACAACATTCAGCTGAAGCCGAACCAGTATGTGATCAAGGTGCGGGGCGAAGAGGTGGCGCGCCACGAACTCATGCTCAGTCGCCTGTTGGCGCTCAACCCAGGCACCGCCAGTGAGGAGGTGGAGGGCATCAAGACCGTGGAGCCGGCTTTCGGACTCAAGGCGAAATGGATCGAGCCCTCCAAGCGCGAGCAGGCCGAAGTGGCAGGGTACACGGTGGTGGAGCCGCCGGCGGTGCTCATCACGCACATGATGGAGGTGTTGCGCACCCAGGCGCACCGCATTCTGGGCCGCCAGGAGGTGAAGAACCTGCTCGACACCTTGAAGAAGGACCATCCCGCAGTGGTGGAGGATCTGATCCCCAACCAGCTCAGTCTGGGCACGGTCGAACGTGTCCTGCAGAATCTGCTGAAAGAGGGCGTGCCGATCCGCGACCTGGTGACGATACTCGAGACGCTGGCCGACTATGCGCCGATGATAAAAGACGTCGACACCTTAACCGAGCTGGTCCGGCAGAGCCTTGGGCACGTGATTGCCCGCAAGTGTCAGGATGAGGACGGCGTGGTACGGGCCATCACCCTTGACCCGGAGATTGACGACTTGATCAGGAAGATGAGCGAAGACATGAAACGCGGGGCGGCCGTCGACTTGGGCACTGGCGTGGCCCTGCCGCCCGACACCTTGCGGCAGCTCTATCGCGCCGTGACCAGCGAAATCGAAAAAGTTGTCGCGCAAGGGCGGCAACCGGTCATCGTTACTTCCCCGCAGTCACGCATCTATTTCCGCAGGCTCATCGAGCCGGTGTTGCCCAACGTGGCGGTGGTGTCGTTTGCGGAGCTCCCCGCCTCGGTGAACGTCGAGTCGATTGGAACAGTGAGGCTCAGGCATGATCGTGAAGCGGTACCGAGCCCGGTCGGTGCATAG
- the flhB gene encoding flagellar biosynthesis protein FlhB translates to MPEWSFQDRTEPATPKRRREAREKGNVPRSVEVNSALILLVGVAALWATGGLFVNQLSRVTKTVLGGMAGIELTPESLPTLALAGAEAAFAMMAPIVLVLIVVGLLANAAQGGLVLSTEPLTPRLAKISPVRGLQRIFSTRSGVELAKGLFKLLVVAVIGFATMHAHFRELFPLVEQGAGQIMSFTARVAFDVVFRAALALLVMAVFDFAYQRYEWEKNLRMTKEEVKEEYRQTEGDPLVRARIRSLMRERSRKRMIASVPKADVVITNPVHVAVALMYRVHEMAAPKVVAKGARRIAEKIKEVARQHDIPIVENPWLAQMLFKKTQVGQEIPLELYQAVAEILAYVYRLKSGLYSRAYGKRTL, encoded by the coding sequence ATGCCCGAGTGGTCTTTTCAGGACAGGACAGAACCGGCAACTCCCAAGCGGCGACGCGAAGCCAGGGAGAAAGGCAATGTCCCACGCAGTGTGGAGGTCAATTCAGCCCTGATTCTCCTTGTCGGCGTCGCGGCACTGTGGGCAACGGGTGGGCTTTTCGTGAACCAATTGAGCAGAGTCACCAAGACGGTGCTCGGAGGAATGGCGGGCATCGAGCTGACGCCGGAATCTCTGCCGACCCTGGCCTTGGCCGGGGCAGAAGCAGCCTTTGCCATGATGGCCCCGATTGTTCTTGTCTTGATTGTGGTCGGTCTGCTGGCCAACGCGGCGCAGGGGGGGCTGGTGCTGTCCACCGAGCCTCTCACACCACGGCTTGCCAAGATCAGCCCTGTGCGTGGGCTGCAGCGCATCTTCTCTACGCGCTCTGGGGTGGAGTTGGCCAAGGGGTTGTTCAAGCTGCTCGTGGTGGCGGTGATTGGTTTTGCCACCATGCACGCGCATTTTCGCGAACTCTTTCCCCTGGTGGAGCAGGGAGCCGGGCAGATCATGTCCTTTACGGCGCGGGTGGCGTTCGACGTAGTGTTTCGGGCAGCCTTGGCCCTGTTGGTGATGGCGGTGTTCGACTTTGCGTATCAGCGCTATGAGTGGGAGAAGAATCTGCGCATGACCAAGGAAGAGGTCAAGGAGGAGTACCGGCAGACCGAGGGCGATCCCCTGGTCCGAGCGCGCATCCGCAGCCTGATGCGTGAGCGGAGCCGCAAGCGCATGATCGCCAGCGTGCCCAAGGCCGATGTCGTGATCACCAACCCGGTGCACGTGGCCGTGGCATTGATGTACCGCGTGCACGAGATGGCCGCGCCGAAAGTGGTGGCCAAGGGGGCCAGGCGCATCGCCGAGAAGATCAAGGAGGTGGCGCGCCAACATGACATCCCCATCGTCGAAAACCCCTGGCTGGCGCAGATGCTGTTCAAGAAGACCCAGGTCGGACAGGAGATCCCCCTGGAGCTTTACCAGGCGGTTGCCGAGATTCTTGCCTATGTCTATCGGCTCAAGAGCGGGCTCTACAGCAGAGCCTATGGCAAGCGAACCCTGTAG
- the fliR gene encoding flagellar biosynthetic protein FliR, with the protein MVELKLNELLLAFVALARIATVVAIYPLFGHQSVPTATKVGLSLLLTALLFPSLRGAHAALPVQVVPLLLVLAKEVLIGMAIGFVAAMLFAGVELGGTLVGMQMGLAIVTTIDPQTREQASLIGQAQQLVALLLFLVIDGHHFLLRALFHSFDALPILGGSLSGGVVEKVVRMAGGIFSAGVRIGAPGIVALLLTTVALGVLARTVPQMNVFFAALPANIAIGLLVLALSIPVFAVAFRKLFAEFQLDLLALLRLM; encoded by the coding sequence GTGGTCGAGCTGAAGCTCAACGAGCTGTTGTTGGCCTTTGTGGCCTTGGCGCGCATCGCCACGGTGGTGGCAATCTACCCTCTCTTCGGCCATCAGAGCGTGCCGACGGCGACCAAGGTTGGGCTGTCGCTCCTGCTGACCGCGTTGCTCTTTCCCTCGCTGCGAGGGGCACACGCCGCGTTGCCCGTGCAGGTGGTGCCGCTCCTTTTGGTGCTCGCCAAGGAGGTGCTGATAGGCATGGCCATAGGGTTCGTGGCAGCGATGCTCTTCGCGGGGGTGGAACTCGGCGGGACGTTGGTGGGCATGCAGATGGGCCTGGCCATCGTCACGACCATCGATCCGCAGACCCGCGAGCAGGCATCGTTGATCGGACAGGCGCAGCAGTTGGTTGCTCTGTTGCTTTTCTTAGTTATCGACGGCCACCACTTCCTGCTCAGGGCACTGTTCCATAGCTTCGACGCCCTGCCGATTCTTGGCGGTTCGCTGAGCGGCGGTGTGGTGGAAAAGGTGGTGCGCATGGCCGGTGGCATCTTCAGTGCTGGCGTGCGCATTGGCGCCCCGGGTATTGTCGCGCTCTTGCTGACGACGGTGGCGCTGGGAGTTCTGGCGCGCACGGTGCCCCAGATGAACGTGTTCTTTGCGGCGTTGCCTGCGAACATCGCCATTGGGCTGCTTGTGTTGGCGCTATCCATCCCGGTCTTTGCGGTGGCCTTCAGGAAGCTCTTTGCAGAGTTCCAGCTGGACCTGTTGGCCTTGTTGAGGCTCATGTAG
- the fliQ gene encoding flagellar biosynthesis protein FliQ, whose protein sequence is MTEEYVLHIAYQMFYTALLLAAPVLLAGLIVGVAVGMLQAVTQVHEMTLTFVPKILAAVVALIVFMPWMLRALIGFTLRLYGQLPMLSR, encoded by the coding sequence ATGACCGAGGAGTATGTCCTTCACATCGCCTATCAGATGTTCTACACTGCGTTGTTGCTGGCCGCACCGGTTCTGCTGGCGGGCCTCATCGTGGGCGTGGCGGTGGGCATGTTGCAGGCGGTGACCCAGGTGCATGAAATGACGCTGACCTTTGTACCCAAGATTTTGGCGGCGGTGGTTGCGCTCATCGTCTTCATGCCATGGATGTTGCGCGCGCTCATCGGGTTTACCTTGCGCCTGTATGGCCAGCTGCCCATGTTGAGCAGGTGA
- the fliP gene encoding flagellar type III secretion system pore protein FliP (The bacterial flagellar biogenesis protein FliP forms a type III secretion system (T3SS)-type pore required for flagellar assembly.), producing MSRRRRRVRRRTSRRRLLVLAVACLTLLVLVAGVAAQDLGIPKISVTLDRAQKPGEVAVSLQILLFLTLLSLAPAFVIMVTSFTRIVVILSFLRHALGTQQAPPTQILVGLALFLTVFIMSPVWNDINRDALQPYMRGELPQKEAFHKAVEPLRDFMFRQTREKDLALFVSLAKMEKPESRAQVPTHVLLPAFVISELRIAFQIGFLLYVPFLLLDLVISSLLMSMGMLMLPPVMISLPFKLLLFVLVDGWNLIVGSIVAGFA from the coding sequence ATGTCGCGACGTCGTAGGAGAGTGCGGCGCCGGACCTCTCGCCGGCGGCTGCTGGTGCTCGCGGTGGCCTGCCTCACACTGCTCGTCCTGGTGGCAGGCGTGGCCGCGCAGGACCTGGGCATCCCCAAGATTAGCGTCACTCTGGACCGTGCCCAGAAGCCGGGCGAGGTGGCGGTGTCTTTGCAGATACTGCTTTTCCTGACGCTCCTCTCGTTGGCGCCTGCTTTCGTGATCATGGTGACTTCCTTCACGCGCATCGTGGTCATCCTGTCGTTCTTGCGCCATGCCCTGGGCACGCAACAGGCACCGCCTACGCAAATCCTCGTCGGGTTGGCGTTGTTCCTCACGGTGTTCATCATGAGTCCGGTGTGGAACGACATCAATCGCGACGCCTTGCAGCCGTACATGCGCGGCGAACTGCCGCAGAAAGAAGCCTTCCACAAGGCCGTGGAGCCGCTCCGCGACTTTATGTTTCGCCAGACTCGGGAAAAAGACCTGGCCTTGTTCGTCAGCTTGGCGAAGATGGAGAAGCCGGAAAGCCGTGCCCAGGTGCCCACGCATGTGCTCTTACCGGCGTTTGTCATCAGCGAGCTGCGTATCGCCTTTCAGATTGGGTTTCTCTTGTACGTTCCCTTTCTGCTCCTGGACCTGGTCATTTCCAGCCTACTCATGTCCATGGGCATGCTGATGTTGCCGCCGGTGATGATTTCCTTGCCCTTCAAACTGCTGCTCTTCGTCCTGGTGGACGGCTGGAATTTGATCGTTGGCTCGATTGTGGCTGGTTTTGCATAG
- a CDS encoding flagellar biosynthetic protein FliO, producing MKQSPGRRLRRMLLASSAVVLVGATAVVALQGFDTQATSPGGHLRLAEGTAPGPNMGMLLLRTLLALGLLVAIISLGAYGIRRLAGRNTAGAPSSKMQVLGSVFLGPKRALYAVHTSDRVLIIGVTEAQISLLTEIADPEKVAAFVAGTTKVPAGRPFASYLNSLLRGSHVATS from the coding sequence ATGAAGCAATCTCCGGGGCGCAGACTGCGCAGGATGCTCTTGGCCAGTTCGGCTGTCGTTTTGGTGGGCGCTACCGCCGTCGTGGCCCTGCAAGGATTCGACACCCAAGCTACCTCGCCAGGCGGCCACCTCCGTCTGGCCGAGGGAACCGCACCGGGCCCGAACATGGGGATGCTGCTCCTGCGCACATTGCTTGCGCTTGGCCTGCTGGTGGCAATCATCTCTTTGGGTGCCTACGGGATTCGCCGCCTGGCCGGGCGGAACACCGCTGGTGCGCCTTCTTCGAAGATGCAAGTATTGGGCTCGGTCTTCCTTGGCCCCAAGCGGGCACTGTACGCAGTGCACACCTCGGACCGCGTGCTCATCATTGGTGTCACCGAGGCGCAGATCAGCCTGCTCACCGAAATTGCTGACCCGGAGAAGGTGGCAGCCTTTGTCGCCGGCACGACCAAGGTGCCGGCAGGGCGCCCATTCGCCTCGTACCTCAACAGTCTGTTACGGGGTTCCCATGTCGCGACGTCGTAG